From a region of the Zingiber officinale cultivar Zhangliang chromosome 10B, Zo_v1.1, whole genome shotgun sequence genome:
- the LOC122030406 gene encoding gibberellin-regulated protein 5-like, whose product MAAAARSSSIFLSCSLLLALLLASSLTESVSGGQLQPRECQGKCAYRCSATSHKKPCMFFCLKCCAKCLCVPPGTYGNKETCACYNNWKTQEGRPKCP is encoded by the exons ATGGCGGCAGCTGCgcgttcttcttcgatatttctCTCCTGCTCCTTGCTCCTGGCGCTGCTCCTCGCGTCCTCTCTCACGGAG AGCGTCAGTGGCGGTCAGCTTCAACCACGAG AGTGTCAGGGGAAATGCGCTTATCGATGCTCGGCGACGTCGCACAAGAAGCCGTGCATGTTCTTCTGCCTGAAGTGCTGCGCCAAGTGCCTGTGCGTGCCGCCGGGCACCTACGGCAACAAGGAGACCTGCGCCTGCTACAACAACTGGAAGACGCAGGAAGGCCGCCCCAAGTGTCCTTGA
- the LOC122030405 gene encoding heavy metal-associated isoprenylated plant protein 25-like isoform X1, giving the protein MGYGDPFHSSSQLHTVRNTPLRCHRRQFYCMTMRMNIDCDGCYRKIRRALLQIQDLESHLIEKKQSRVSVRGVFIPQEIAIRIRQKTNRRVEILEIKEMDVSHEISSSTTVAQRPPQVN; this is encoded by the exons ATGGGTTATGGCGACCCTTTCCATAGTTCATCCCAACTCCATACTGTGCGAAACACCCCTCTGCGATGTCACAGAAGGCAG TTCTATTGCATGACGATGAGAATGAACATCGACTGCGATGGCTGCTATCGTAAGATCCGTAGAGCTCTTCTTCAAATACAAG ATTTGGAGAGCCATTTAATCGAGAAGAAGCAGAGCAGGGTGAGCGTGCGCGGGGTGTTCATCCCGCAGGAAATTGCGATAAGGATAAGACAGAAGACTAATCGGCGAGTCGAGATATTGGAGATCAAGGAAATGGATGTTAGCCATGAGATCAGCAGTAGTACTACTGTAGCCCAGAGGCCCCCTCAAGTTAATTAG
- the LOC122030405 gene encoding heavy metal-associated isoprenylated plant protein 25-like isoform X2: protein MSQKFYCMTMRMNIDCDGCYRKIRRALLQIQDLESHLIEKKQSRVSVRGVFIPQEIAIRIRQKTNRRVEILEIKEMDVSHEISSSTTVAQRPPQVN, encoded by the exons ATGTCACAGAAG TTCTATTGCATGACGATGAGAATGAACATCGACTGCGATGGCTGCTATCGTAAGATCCGTAGAGCTCTTCTTCAAATACAAG ATTTGGAGAGCCATTTAATCGAGAAGAAGCAGAGCAGGGTGAGCGTGCGCGGGGTGTTCATCCCGCAGGAAATTGCGATAAGGATAAGACAGAAGACTAATCGGCGAGTCGAGATATTGGAGATCAAGGAAATGGATGTTAGCCATGAGATCAGCAGTAGTACTACTGTAGCCCAGAGGCCCCCTCAAGTTAATTAG
- the LOC122030404 gene encoding HMG-Y-related protein A-like has translation MATAAAEEGNGAYPEMIMEAIAELGEGGGADKAAISNYIESKQKDLPPDHSSLLATHLDRMKENGELLLVDGNYTKPASSTLAKRGRGRPPKPKPELAAGAEVPSPRPRGRPPKPKDPLADAVAKVASGFPRPRGRPPKADRAADSGTSAAVVGVKRGRGRPPKVKPALVAEAV, from the exons ATGGCTACTGCTGCAGCTGAAGAAGGTAACGGGGCATACCCGGAG ATGATCATGGAAGCGATCGCAGAGCTGGGCGAAGGGGGCGGCGCCGACAAGGCGGCCATTTCGAACTACATCGAGTCCAAGCAAAAGGACCTGCCGCCGGACCACTCGTCGCTTCTCGCGACGCACCTCGACCGCATGAAGGAGAACGGGGAGCTCCTGCTCGTCGACGGAAACTACACGAAGCCGGCTTCCAGCACGCTCGCGAAGCGAGGCCGCGGCCGGCCGCCCAAGCCCAAGCCGGAGCTCGCCGCCGGCGCAGAGGTGCCCTCGCCCCGTCCTCGTGGACGGCCGCCGAAGCCGAAGGATCCGCTGGCCGACGCCGTCGCCAAGGTGGCTTCCGGGTTTCCCCGCCCGCGTGGCCGGCCTCCGAAGGCCGACCGTGCCGCGGATTCGGGGACGAGCGCCGCTGTGGTCGGCGTCAAGCGGGGGCGCGGGCGGCCTCCGAAGGTGAAGCCCGCGCTCGTGGCCGAAGCGGTCTGA
- the LOC122029662 gene encoding uncharacterized protein At3g17950-like encodes MDRDTDFIPSSPSFSSLSSSDLDTESTSSFFPDRSTTLGTLMGVSFAATVSASRSARLPSRREHASGGAAARRPKPRAAERRRRRGRKGSWWRLCRDEMSGPTSLGEFLQVERRMAGGDVEDGHYVFGGGGASAAAEHVAVGGGPLFADGVVLPPAPPAVRQRRTESMGRLPALLIPGICSGGEG; translated from the exons ATGGATCGGGACACCGACTTCAtcccttcctctccttctttctCGTCCCTTTCCTCCTCCGATCTCGACACCGAG TCGACCAGCTCCTTCTTTCCCGACCGGAGCACCACCCTCGGCACGCTGATGGGCGTCTCGTTCGCAGCCACCGTCTCCGCCTCCCGCTCCGCCCGTCTACCGTCTCGCCGCGAGCACGCCAGCGGGGGCGCCGCCGCGCGGCGTCCGAAGCCGAGGGCGGCGGAGCGGCGGCGGCGACGCGGGAGGAAGGGGAGCTGGTGGCGGCTCTGCCGCGACGAGATGTCCGGGCCGACCTCGCTGGGGGAGTTCCTGCAAGTGGAGCGGCGGATGGCGGGCGGAGACGTGGAGGACGGGCACTACGTCTTCGGCGGCGGCGGGGCCTCCGCCGCCGCGGAGCACGTGGCGGTGGGCGGAGGGCCGCTGTTCGCCGACGGCGTGGTGCTGCCTCCGGCTCCTCCGGCCGTGCGGCAGAGGCGGACGGAGTCGATGGGACGGCTGCCGGCGCTGCTCATCCCTGGAATCTGCAGCGGCGGCGAGGGATAA